One stretch of Micromonospora echinospora DNA includes these proteins:
- a CDS encoding M1 family metallopeptidase encodes MTRRGGRRRLGLLACATLLVAGCGSAEPDPGPAAPTTAAPAATRSFAAGAAGAGDPYFPSYGNGGYDVAHYTVKVRYDPETDRLNGTTTLRATATADLSAFNLDLAGLTVRSVSVDGAAAGHRRTGNELVITPATGLTSGNGFTAEVRYDGRPEALRTEALGEGGWLHTSDGAIALGQPESASTWYPVNDHPSDKATYDIELTVPKGLTAVSNGVPKGKTTSGDWTTWKWSEGAPTASYLTTVAIGKFRVTTGKHKGRPVYSAVTTQLPQGAPDRSIARTVEVADYLESVFGPYPFDSYGGVVIADERIRYALETQSRPVYSASFFRQGDNTGVVAHELAHQWYGNSVSIQRWQDIWLNEGLATYAEWLWAEHSGSTTVQRTFDQKYANAGAQVWRTPPGKPGVENLFSRSVYERGGMTVHALRVAVGDTAFFSVLRTWAAERKNGNATTADFVALAERVSGKKLAKVFDPWLYGTERPPTPKPL; translated from the coding sequence ATGACGCGGCGCGGCGGACGACGACGGCTCGGGCTGCTGGCCTGCGCGACGCTGCTGGTGGCCGGCTGCGGCTCGGCCGAGCCGGACCCGGGACCGGCGGCTCCCACCACTGCCGCCCCGGCGGCCACGCGCAGCTTCGCGGCGGGCGCGGCCGGCGCCGGAGACCCCTATTTCCCGAGCTACGGCAACGGCGGCTACGACGTCGCGCACTACACGGTGAAGGTGCGCTACGACCCGGAGACGGACAGGCTCAACGGCACCACCACGCTTCGGGCCACCGCGACCGCCGACCTGTCCGCGTTCAACCTGGACCTGGCCGGGCTGACCGTCCGCTCGGTCAGCGTGGACGGTGCCGCCGCCGGGCACCGCCGCACCGGGAACGAGCTGGTGATCACCCCGGCCACCGGGCTGACCTCCGGCAACGGGTTCACCGCCGAGGTCCGGTACGACGGGCGACCGGAGGCGCTGCGGACCGAGGCGCTGGGCGAGGGCGGCTGGCTGCACACCTCCGACGGGGCGATCGCGCTCGGGCAACCGGAGTCGGCGAGCACCTGGTACCCGGTGAACGACCACCCGTCGGACAAGGCCACCTACGACATCGAGCTGACCGTCCCGAAGGGACTGACGGCGGTCTCCAACGGCGTGCCGAAGGGGAAGACGACAAGCGGCGACTGGACCACCTGGAAGTGGTCGGAGGGCGCGCCGACCGCCAGCTACCTGACCACTGTGGCGATCGGCAAGTTCCGGGTCACCACCGGCAAGCACAAGGGACGGCCGGTGTACAGCGCGGTCACTACGCAGCTGCCCCAGGGCGCCCCGGACCGGTCGATCGCCCGCACCGTCGAGGTCGCCGACTACCTGGAGAGCGTCTTCGGGCCGTACCCGTTCGACTCGTACGGCGGGGTGGTGATCGCCGACGAGCGGATCCGGTACGCGTTGGAGACGCAGAGCCGTCCGGTCTACTCGGCCAGCTTCTTCCGGCAGGGCGACAACACCGGCGTGGTCGCGCACGAGCTGGCCCACCAGTGGTACGGCAACAGCGTGTCGATCCAGCGCTGGCAGGACATCTGGCTCAACGAAGGGCTGGCCACGTACGCGGAGTGGCTGTGGGCCGAGCACAGCGGCTCGACCACCGTGCAACGCACGTTCGACCAGAAGTACGCGAACGCCGGCGCGCAGGTGTGGCGGACGCCGCCGGGCAAGCCGGGGGTGGAGAACCTGTTCAGCCGCTCGGTCTACGAGCGGGGCGGGATGACAGTGCACGCGCTGCGGGTGGCGGTGGGCGACACCGCGTTCTTCTCCGTCCTGCGTACCTGGGCGGCGGAGCGGAAGAACGGCAACGCCACCACCGCCGACTTCGTGGCGCTGGCCGAGCGGGTCTCCGGCAAGAAGCTGGCGAAGGTCTTCGACCCGTGGCTGTACGGCACCGAACGCCCGCCCACCCCGAAGCCGCTGTAG
- a CDS encoding PspC domain-containing protein, translating into MTSPHPSHAPYKQLRRPVSDRMIAGVASGLGRYFAADPTLIRVIFATATVLTGGLAALAYPIMWFLMPEEPTGAPAWPHPPGTAPGWPPVPPTGPTSPTTVVPPTAVVPPTAPATPRTPAGPDAGPPPAA; encoded by the coding sequence ATGACCTCCCCGCATCCCTCCCACGCCCCGTACAAGCAGCTCCGCCGCCCGGTCAGCGACCGCATGATCGCCGGCGTGGCCAGCGGCCTCGGCCGCTACTTCGCCGCCGACCCCACGCTCATCCGGGTGATCTTCGCGACCGCCACGGTGCTCACCGGCGGACTCGCCGCGCTCGCGTACCCGATCATGTGGTTCCTGATGCCCGAGGAGCCGACCGGCGCGCCCGCCTGGCCGCACCCGCCGGGCACCGCGCCCGGGTGGCCGCCGGTCCCGCCGACCGGGCCGACCTCGCCGACCACTGTCGTCCCGCCGACCGCCGTGGTGCCGCCGACCGCGCCGGCTACGCCGCGGACGCCGGCCGGGCCGGACGCCGGACCGCCGCCCGCGGCCTGA
- a CDS encoding NUDIX domain-containing protein, whose amino-acid sequence MTTSLEPLRRIAAYAVCADSNGRVLLVRASERSGTPGTWSLPGGAVDHGEDPKHTVVRETAAETGLSVAVAGLQDVLADMRALPERRITIHTDRLLYTVSVRGGTLTERVDRPTDLARWFTLDEARELPLRSFTARALGLPTSTDDIVPEEVPEFPSFYAVPGPDGLHRAQRFAAYAVVTDPEERVLLTRVSDGYPGAGCWHLPGGGTDYGEQPGAALIRELVEETGQTGRLVELLGVASHRDAASLGPEGYPIDWHGVRAFYRVVVDQPATPTVADVGGSTCEARWFRREELDALPTDRLTEVTAEAVQAAHLL is encoded by the coding sequence GTGACCACCTCGCTGGAGCCGCTCCGCAGGATCGCGGCATACGCAGTTTGTGCTGATTCGAACGGCCGAGTGTTGCTGGTCCGCGCATCGGAGCGCTCCGGCACCCCCGGCACCTGGTCGCTCCCCGGAGGAGCGGTCGACCACGGTGAGGACCCCAAGCACACAGTCGTCCGGGAGACCGCGGCCGAGACCGGGCTCTCGGTGGCGGTCGCCGGCCTTCAGGACGTGCTCGCCGATATGCGGGCGCTGCCCGAGCGGCGCATCACGATCCACACCGACCGCCTCCTCTACACCGTCTCGGTACGCGGCGGGACGCTCACCGAGCGGGTCGACCGCCCGACCGACCTGGCCCGCTGGTTCACCCTCGACGAGGCGCGGGAACTGCCGCTGCGGTCGTTCACCGCGCGTGCCCTGGGCCTGCCCACCTCCACCGACGACATCGTGCCGGAGGAGGTGCCCGAGTTCCCCTCGTTCTACGCCGTACCCGGCCCGGACGGGCTGCACCGGGCGCAGCGCTTCGCCGCGTACGCGGTGGTGACCGACCCGGAGGAGCGCGTACTGCTGACCCGGGTGTCCGACGGCTACCCGGGCGCCGGCTGCTGGCACCTGCCCGGCGGCGGCACCGACTACGGGGAGCAGCCGGGCGCCGCGCTGATCCGGGAGCTGGTCGAGGAGACCGGGCAGACCGGCCGCCTGGTCGAGCTGCTCGGCGTGGCCAGCCACCGGGACGCGGCCTCGCTCGGCCCGGAGGGCTACCCGATCGACTGGCACGGCGTACGCGCCTTCTACCGCGTGGTCGTGGACCAGCCGGCGACGCCCACGGTGGCCGACGTCGGCGGCTCCACCTGCGAGGCCCGCTGGTTCCGCCGCGAGGAGCTCGACGCGCTGCCCACCGATCGCCTCACCGAGGTGACCGCCGAGGCGGTCCAGGCCGCCCACCTCCTCTAG
- a CDS encoding FAD-dependent oxidoreductase, which yields MRYDVVVIGSGFGGSVTALRLAEKGYSVGVLEAGRRFADDEFPRTSWRARRFLWAPRLGCFGLQRITLLRSADRKAGGGVLVLSGAGVGGGSLVYANTLYEPLDAFYADPQWRDITDWRDELARHYDQAKRMLGVTTYPIDTRADQAVRAVAERMGVAHTYHPTPVGVHIGRPGERVADPYFGGAGPDRTGCSHCGSCMTGCRHGAKNTLVKNYLWLAERLGVQVHPLTTVTAVRPDPAGGYAVHTERTGAWLRKRREVIHADQVVFAAGALGTQRLLHQMKATGALPALSPRLGELTRTNSEAILGASVAPGAARRRGLDFTEGVAITSSFHPDPQTHIEPVRYGKGSNAMGLLQSLLIDGGPRRARRWLGSIVRQPVLAARMLSVRRWSERTVIALVMQSVDNSLTTRYRKGRLVSGPGHGAPNPTWIPAGNAAARLLAEEIGGTPGGAVTEPFNIPVTAHILGGAVIGATPDEGVIDPWHRVYGHPGLHVVDGAAVSANLGVNPSLTITAQAERAMSYWPNKGEADPRPAPGSPYTRVGPVPPRRPAVPAHAPAALR from the coding sequence ATGCGCTACGACGTGGTCGTCATCGGGTCCGGGTTCGGCGGCAGCGTCACCGCGCTGCGGCTGGCCGAGAAGGGTTACTCGGTAGGCGTCCTGGAGGCGGGGCGGCGCTTCGCCGACGACGAGTTCCCGCGTACGTCCTGGCGGGCGCGGCGGTTCCTCTGGGCGCCCCGGCTCGGCTGCTTCGGGCTCCAGCGGATCACGCTGCTGCGTTCGGCCGACCGCAAGGCCGGCGGTGGCGTGCTCGTGCTCTCCGGCGCCGGAGTGGGCGGCGGCTCGCTGGTCTACGCGAACACGCTCTACGAGCCGCTCGACGCGTTCTACGCCGACCCGCAGTGGCGGGACATCACCGACTGGCGCGACGAGCTGGCCCGCCACTACGACCAGGCGAAGCGGATGCTCGGCGTCACCACGTACCCGATCGACACCCGGGCGGACCAGGCCGTTCGCGCAGTGGCCGAGCGGATGGGGGTGGCGCACACCTACCACCCGACGCCGGTCGGCGTGCACATCGGGCGTCCCGGCGAGCGGGTGGCCGACCCGTACTTCGGTGGAGCCGGGCCGGACCGCACCGGGTGCAGCCACTGCGGGTCGTGCATGACCGGCTGCCGGCACGGCGCCAAGAACACGCTGGTGAAGAACTACCTCTGGCTGGCCGAACGGCTCGGCGTGCAGGTGCACCCGCTGACCACTGTGACCGCGGTCCGCCCGGACCCGGCCGGCGGGTACGCGGTGCACACCGAACGCACCGGCGCCTGGCTGCGCAAGCGGCGCGAGGTGATCCACGCCGACCAGGTCGTCTTCGCGGCCGGCGCGCTCGGCACCCAGCGGCTGCTGCACCAGATGAAGGCGACCGGCGCGCTGCCGGCGCTCTCGCCCCGGCTCGGCGAGCTCACCCGGACCAACTCCGAGGCCATCCTCGGCGCCTCGGTGGCGCCCGGCGCGGCCCGGCGGCGCGGCCTCGACTTCACCGAGGGGGTGGCGATCACCAGCTCGTTCCACCCCGACCCGCAGACCCACATCGAGCCGGTCCGCTACGGCAAGGGCTCCAACGCGATGGGGCTGCTCCAGTCGCTGCTAATCGACGGCGGTCCCCGCCGGGCCCGGCGCTGGCTGGGCAGCATCGTCCGGCAGCCCGTGCTGGCCGCACGGATGCTGTCCGTGCGCCGCTGGTCCGAGCGCACCGTGATAGCGCTCGTCATGCAGTCGGTCGACAACTCGCTGACCACCCGGTACCGCAAGGGCCGGCTGGTCTCCGGCCCCGGCCACGGCGCGCCCAACCCGACGTGGATCCCGGCCGGCAACGCCGCGGCCCGGCTGCTCGCCGAGGAGATCGGCGGCACCCCCGGCGGGGCGGTCACCGAGCCGTTCAACATCCCGGTGACCGCGCACATCCTCGGCGGCGCGGTCATCGGCGCCACCCCGGACGAGGGGGTGATCGACCCGTGGCACCGGGTGTACGGCCACCCGGGGCTGCACGTGGTCGACGGCGCGGCGGTCTCGGCGAACCTGGGCGTCAACCCGTCGCTGACGATCACCGCGCAGGCCGAGCGGGCGATGTCGTACTGGCCGAACAAGGGCGAGGCGGACCCGCGCCCGGCGCCCGGCTCGCCGTACACCCGGGTGGGGCCGGTGCCGCCGCGGCGCCCCGCCGTCCCCGCCCACGCCCCCGCCGCCCTGCGGTGA
- the guaA gene encoding glutamine-hydrolyzing GMP synthase: MSTPRPVLVVDFGAQYAQLIARRVREAKVYSEIVPHSMPVSEMLAKNPAAIILSGGPASVYAPDAPQIDAGVFTADVPVFGICYGFQAMAQALGGTVARTGNREYGGTPLRPRLTEPGVLLRDLPADLPVWMSHGDCVTEAPEGFTVTAESAGAPVAAFEDLAGRRAGVQFHPEVGHTAHGQEMLNRFLYDIAGIEPTWTPSNIIDEQVARIREQIGDKEVICGLSGGVDSAVAAALVHRAVGDQLTCVFVDHGLLRAGEAEQVEKDYVAATGIRLKVVDARERFLGALAGVTDPEQKRKIIGREFIRVFEAAAREIAAHGDVEYLVQGTLYPDVVESGGGTGTANIKSHHNVGGLPEDLKFSLVEPLRTLFKDEVRTIGLELGLPEAMVWRHPFPGPGLAIRIIGAVDEERLAVLRKADLIARQELTTAGLDRGVWQFPVVLLADVRSVGVQGDGRTYGHPVVLRPVSSEDAMTADWSRLPYDVVARISTRITNEVAEVNRVVLDVTSKPPGTIEWE; the protein is encoded by the coding sequence ATGAGCACGCCTCGCCCCGTCCTCGTGGTGGACTTCGGAGCCCAGTACGCCCAGCTCATCGCGCGCCGTGTCCGCGAGGCGAAGGTCTACTCGGAGATCGTCCCGCACTCCATGCCGGTGTCCGAGATGCTGGCGAAGAACCCGGCCGCGATCATCCTCTCCGGTGGTCCGGCCAGCGTGTACGCGCCGGACGCGCCCCAGATCGACGCCGGGGTGTTCACCGCCGACGTGCCCGTCTTCGGCATCTGTTACGGCTTCCAGGCCATGGCGCAGGCGCTCGGCGGCACTGTCGCGCGCACCGGCAACCGCGAGTACGGCGGCACGCCGCTGCGCCCGCGCCTGACCGAGCCCGGTGTGCTGCTGCGCGACCTCCCGGCCGACCTGCCGGTGTGGATGAGCCACGGCGACTGCGTCACCGAGGCGCCGGAGGGCTTCACCGTGACCGCCGAGTCGGCGGGCGCCCCGGTCGCCGCGTTCGAGGACCTGGCCGGCCGCCGGGCCGGCGTGCAGTTCCACCCGGAGGTCGGGCACACCGCGCACGGCCAGGAGATGCTGAACCGCTTCCTGTACGACATCGCCGGCATCGAACCGACGTGGACGCCGTCGAACATCATCGACGAGCAGGTCGCCCGGATCCGGGAGCAGATCGGCGACAAGGAGGTCATCTGCGGCCTCTCCGGCGGCGTCGACTCGGCGGTCGCCGCGGCGCTCGTGCACCGCGCGGTGGGCGACCAGCTCACCTGCGTGTTCGTGGACCACGGCCTGCTGCGGGCCGGTGAGGCCGAGCAGGTCGAGAAGGACTACGTCGCCGCCACCGGCATCAGGCTGAAGGTGGTCGACGCCCGGGAGCGGTTCCTCGGCGCGCTGGCCGGGGTGACCGACCCGGAGCAGAAGCGGAAGATCATCGGCCGGGAGTTCATCCGGGTCTTCGAGGCCGCCGCCCGGGAGATCGCGGCGCACGGCGACGTGGAATACCTCGTGCAGGGCACGCTCTACCCGGACGTGGTGGAGTCCGGCGGCGGCACCGGCACCGCCAACATCAAGAGCCACCACAACGTCGGCGGCCTGCCCGAGGACCTGAAGTTCTCGCTGGTCGAGCCGCTGCGCACGCTGTTCAAGGACGAGGTCCGCACGATCGGCCTGGAGCTGGGACTGCCCGAGGCGATGGTGTGGCGGCACCCGTTCCCCGGCCCGGGCCTGGCCATCCGGATCATCGGCGCGGTCGACGAGGAGCGCCTCGCCGTGCTCCGCAAGGCCGACCTGATCGCCCGGCAGGAGCTGACTACGGCCGGCCTGGACCGGGGCGTCTGGCAGTTCCCGGTGGTGCTGCTGGCCGACGTCCGCAGCGTCGGGGTGCAGGGCGACGGGCGCACCTACGGTCACCCGGTGGTGCTGCGCCCGGTCTCCAGCGAGGACGCGATGACCGCCGACTGGTCCCGGCTGCCCTACGACGTGGTGGCCCGGATCTCGACCCGGATCACGAACGAGGTCGCCGAGGTCAACCGCGTGGTCCTGGACGTGACGAGCAAGCCGCCGGGCACCATCGAGTGGGAGTGA
- a CDS encoding LCP family protein, with protein MTRRRLLGLAALVAALLVATAAVVTTRLVADRPAAPSAGPSTTPPASPTPAPTTASPTPPPGADLKGPLNLLLVGVDTRVSIPGWEPHADAVLLLHVPAGLDRAYLFSLPRDLVVDIPAYPKARYPGGRTKLTHAMSYGSRVPGDKANPSTAQGYELLRATVSRYTGLRIDAGAVITFGGFDKLVDTLGGVDLYVDQRVASRHRRPDGTMRTLSGGGYIGPQMVYEKGTRHLTGWQALDYARQRYTAGGDYTRQRHQQQLLRALARKIVDEGTARDPQRVEQVVAALGRTLVYAGGGRQLIDFAYALGGVPADRLTLVVLPGAGVSSGGAYRGEQLKPLGRDFLTALRGGRVDAFLTAHPSLRVKN; from the coding sequence GTGACGAGACGACGCCTGCTGGGCCTGGCCGCGCTGGTGGCCGCGCTGCTGGTGGCCACCGCAGCGGTGGTGACCACCCGGCTGGTGGCCGACCGCCCGGCCGCCCCGTCCGCCGGACCGAGCACCACCCCGCCGGCCTCGCCGACGCCCGCCCCGACCACCGCCAGCCCGACGCCGCCGCCCGGCGCCGACCTGAAAGGCCCGCTCAACCTGCTGCTCGTCGGCGTCGACACCCGGGTCAGCATCCCCGGCTGGGAGCCGCACGCCGACGCCGTGCTGCTGCTGCACGTACCCGCCGGGCTGGACCGGGCGTACCTGTTCTCGCTCCCCCGCGACCTGGTGGTGGACATCCCCGCCTACCCGAAGGCCCGCTACCCGGGCGGCCGGACCAAGCTCACCCACGCGATGAGCTACGGCAGCCGGGTGCCGGGCGACAAGGCCAACCCCAGCACCGCCCAGGGGTACGAGCTGCTGCGCGCCACCGTCTCCCGCTACACCGGGCTGCGCATCGACGCCGGGGCGGTGATCACGTTCGGCGGCTTCGACAAGCTGGTGGACACGCTCGGCGGGGTGGACCTCTACGTGGACCAGCGGGTCGCATCCCGGCACCGCCGCCCGGACGGCACCATGCGGACGCTGAGCGGCGGCGGCTACATCGGTCCGCAGATGGTCTACGAGAAGGGCACCCGGCACCTGACCGGCTGGCAGGCGCTGGACTACGCGCGGCAGCGCTACACCGCCGGTGGCGACTACACCCGGCAGCGGCACCAGCAGCAACTGCTCCGGGCGCTGGCCCGCAAGATCGTCGACGAGGGCACCGCCCGCGACCCGCAGCGGGTCGAGCAGGTCGTCGCCGCGCTCGGCAGGACCCTGGTGTACGCCGGAGGCGGCCGGCAGCTGATCGACTTCGCGTATGCCCTGGGTGGCGTGCCGGCGGACCGGCTCACGCTCGTCGTGCTGCCCGGCGCCGGGGTGAGCAGCGGCGGCGCGTACCGGGGCGAGCAGCTCAAGCCGCTCGGCCGCGACTTCCTCACCGCGCTGCGCGGTGGACGGGTCGACGCCTTCCTGACCGCCCACCCGTCGCTGCGCGTCAAGAACTGA
- a CDS encoding M1 family metallopeptidase, whose amino-acid sequence MRRRRIWAAGLVAVALAAGGCTGGDDNGFRAGAADVGDPYVPGAGNGGYDVGHYALDVRYDPAGDKLTGTATLTVTTTRALSRFQLDLAGLDVERVRVGGEAAKHRHDGAELIVTPPRGLPSGKRLTVEVTYGGVPEPLPNAELGDGGFHATPDGAIALGQPESASTWYPVNDHPSDKATYDFAVTVPDGLAALANGVPQSRTSAGGWTTWRWSERAPMASYLSTLVIGDYRVRTGTHAGKPLVTAVAAALPADGPAAASVARTGEIADFLAARFGPYPFEAYGGIVVADERIRYALETQSRPVYGPGFFRDDRPNTEVVAHELAHQWFGDSVSVARWSDIWLNEGFATYAEWLWAEHDGGRTVAQTAAERYAVTDWSKPTVDPGRSGMFGDAVYQRGALAVHALRRAVGDETFYRVLRGWLAQHRNGNVTTADFVGYAERTSGRPLRSLLDAWLVGATPPGLP is encoded by the coding sequence GTGAGGCGGCGGCGGATCTGGGCGGCAGGGCTGGTGGCGGTGGCGCTCGCGGCCGGCGGGTGCACGGGCGGCGACGACAACGGGTTCCGGGCGGGCGCGGCGGACGTCGGTGACCCGTACGTGCCGGGAGCAGGCAACGGCGGCTACGACGTGGGCCACTACGCGCTGGACGTGCGCTACGACCCGGCCGGCGACAAGCTCACCGGAACGGCCACGCTGACCGTCACCACCACCCGTGCGCTGTCCCGGTTCCAGCTCGACCTGGCCGGGCTGGACGTCGAGCGGGTCCGGGTGGGCGGGGAGGCGGCGAAACACCGCCACGACGGCGCCGAGCTGATCGTCACCCCGCCGCGCGGGCTGCCGTCGGGGAAGCGGCTCACCGTCGAGGTGACGTACGGCGGTGTGCCGGAACCGCTGCCGAACGCCGAACTCGGCGACGGCGGCTTCCACGCCACACCGGACGGCGCGATAGCGCTCGGCCAGCCGGAGTCGGCGAGCACCTGGTACCCGGTCAACGACCACCCGTCGGACAAGGCCACGTACGACTTCGCGGTCACCGTGCCGGACGGGCTCGCCGCGCTCGCGAACGGCGTGCCGCAAAGCCGCACCAGCGCCGGCGGCTGGACCACCTGGCGCTGGTCGGAGCGCGCGCCGATGGCCAGCTACCTGAGCACGCTGGTGATCGGCGACTACCGGGTCAGAACCGGCACGCACGCGGGCAAGCCGCTGGTCACCGCCGTCGCCGCGGCGCTGCCCGCGGACGGGCCGGCCGCCGCGTCGGTGGCCCGCACCGGCGAGATCGCCGACTTCCTGGCCGCGCGCTTCGGCCCGTACCCGTTCGAGGCGTACGGCGGGATCGTGGTGGCCGACGAGCGCATCCGGTACGCGCTGGAGACGCAGAGCCGGCCGGTCTACGGGCCGGGCTTCTTCCGGGACGACCGCCCGAACACCGAAGTGGTCGCGCACGAGCTGGCCCACCAGTGGTTCGGCGACAGCGTCTCGGTGGCCCGGTGGAGCGACATCTGGCTCAACGAGGGCTTCGCCACGTACGCCGAATGGCTCTGGGCCGAGCACGACGGTGGGCGGACGGTGGCGCAGACCGCGGCCGAGCGGTACGCGGTGACGGACTGGTCGAAGCCCACAGTCGACCCGGGCCGGTCCGGGATGTTCGGCGACGCGGTCTACCAGCGGGGCGCGCTCGCGGTGCACGCGCTGCGCCGCGCGGTGGGCGACGAGACGTTCTACCGCGTCCTGCGCGGCTGGCTGGCGCAGCACCGCAACGGCAACGTCACCACCGCCGACTTCGTCGGGTACGCCGAACGCACGTCCGGGCGGCCACTGCGGTCGCTGCTGGACGCCTGGCTGGTCGGCGCGACGCCACCGGGACTGCCGTGA